A genomic region of Raphanus sativus cultivar WK10039 chromosome 6, ASM80110v3, whole genome shotgun sequence contains the following coding sequences:
- the LOC108809620 gene encoding F-box protein VBF has translation MLPEACVANIISFTSPADIFSSLAVSLVFRLAGDSDFVWKKFLPSDYKSLISRSTDHHRSFSSKKEIYRCLCDSLLIDNARKLFTINKLSGKISYILSARDISIQSNDQASYWSWSKVADSRFLESAELIATDRLEVNGRIQTGVLSPNTRYGAYLIVKVSKHAYGLDLVPAEISMKSGNGRTVKNIAYLCCLDEKKQQMKRLLYGNREERMAMTVGMVGGDEKRREPKGRNDGWMEIELGEFETREGEDDEVNMSLTEVKGYQLKGGIVIDGIEVRPKSLN, from the exons atgttaCCAGAAGCATGCGTAGCCAACATCATTTCCTTTACATCTCCTGCAGACATATTCTCATCCTTGGCAGTATCTTTGGTTTTCCGGTTAGCCGGAGACTCTGATTTTGTATGGAAAAAGTTTTTGCCCTCAGACTACAAAAGTCTCATCTCTCGATCTACTGATCATCATCGGAGTTTTTCATCCAAAAAGGAGATTTACAGATGTTTATGTGACTCTCTTCTCATCGATAATGCTCGAAAG CTCTTCACGATCAATAAATTGTCTGgaaaaatttcttatattttatctGCAAGAGATATTTCCATACAATCGAACGACCAAGCATCCTACTGGTCCTGGAGCAAGGTTGCAGATTCTAG ATTTTTAGAATCTGCTGAACTTATAGCAACAGATCGTTTAGAAGTCAATGGTAGAATCCAAACCGGAGTTTTATCACCAAACACAAGATATGGAGCATATCTCATAGTGAAAGTGTCTAAACACGCTTATGGACTAGACCTAGTTCCAGCAGAGATTTCTATGAAGTCTGGTAATGGTCGAACTGTTAAAAATATAGCTTATCTATGTTGCTTGGATGAGAAGAAACAACAAATGAAACGGCTGCTTTATGGAAACCGTGAAGAGCGTATGGCGATGACTGTTGGGATGGTTGGTGGGGACGAGAAAAGGAGGGAGCCCAAAGGAAGAAACGATGGATGGATGGAGATAGAGCTAGGAGAGTTTGAGACACGAGAAGGAGAGGATGATGAGGTCAATATGAGTCTCACAGAGGTGAAAGGATATCAACTTAAAGGTGGCATTGTGATTGATGGTATTGAAGTGAGGCCTAAATCTCTGAATTAG
- the LOC130496313 gene encoding uncharacterized protein LOC130496313 — protein MMYLIVFAFLFDGCTTNKVADSLIQKSCKKASKFPGGNMIPDFEKVCLASLKENPKSQKVRNLGDLTIVGANNAISNLTNVKRMVEKIIKERKYKNSLTKRLLEECLKLYSNSYKALTLGLNYAKMQKFDKASDEFMNAEDGPPFCGLKFNGDNQQISPVKEENIFLITMLQIPDFLAWEAKYEQEGRNK, from the coding sequence atgatgtaCCTCATTGTGTTTGCTTTTCTTTTCGATGGTTGCACAACCAACAAAGTGGCAGATTCTTTGATTCAAAAATCATGCAAAAAAGCTTCAAAGTTTCCAGGTGGGAACATGATTCcagattttgaaaaagtttGCCTTGCATCTCTCAAAGAGAATCCGAAGAGCCAGAAAGTGAGAAATCTCGGTGATTTGACCATAGTAGGAGCAAATAACGCCATATCAAACTTAACGAATGTAAAAAGAATGGTGGAGAAGAttataaaagagagaaaatataagaatagTCTTACTAAAAGGTTGTTGGAAGAATGCCTTAAGCTTTACTCCAATAGCTATAAAGCGTTAACTTTAGGTTTGAATTACGCCAAAATGCAGAAATTTGATAAGGCTTCAGATGAGTTTATGAATGCAGAGGATGGACCGCCATTTTGCGGTTTGAAATTCAACGGCGACAATCAACAAATATCTCCTGTTAAAGAAGAGAACATTTTTCTCATTACAATGCTCCAAATTCCTGATTTTCTTGCTTGGGAAGCCAAATACGAACAAGAAGGAAGAAATAAATAG